Within the Eleginops maclovinus isolate JMC-PN-2008 ecotype Puerto Natales chromosome 5, JC_Emac_rtc_rv5, whole genome shotgun sequence genome, the region ttgatttagatGACTGTTCAGCATCataaaaataagcattttttcCCCTGATAGCCGTTAAGAAAAAAGttgggatttattttgtttttgttgcatctATTTGAGAATTGAGATAtcttgttaataaataaataaatacatatataaactCAGCATCAAGCTTGTGTCACTCCCTCAAACTCTCATGTCAAAAAAAAGACTGTTGCCAGTAAATCCAGAAGATTAGCTGGAGCTCTGGCTGGCTGATGAATAATTctgtttataataaatcaaaagtgTGATGTTAAACCCGTTTCTCGGCCCTTCCTTACCATGCCACTCAACAAGCCTCTTGTTTCAACATGCAAAAGTATTTTGTGACAGCATTTCAACTGTCTCTGACACACTAATATGAAATTGTTTCACATTCGTTTTGAGTCTGCACAGCACTCACTATCTGATGGGCGGGCTTAATGGTGTTATAAACTAACTGCATTCATGAagcactttatttctttattaaactataGTTGTCCTTTTTGCATTTCAGTCACCCTGCCACACAAATATTTGCGCTTTGATGGTGCAAAAGCCCGTTGGGACCAACTTGGGGTTTAGTCTTGTCAtcataaaaccacaaacaaCGTGTTTAATGGACAACCTGTTATTTCTACTGTGTCACAGGCATCCAAGGTTTATGATGTTGCAATTGGTGTTGTGGGTGCaactgctttttctttcattgtcaCTTGTGGTTACTCCATTTACtatattatttatgtctttaaatgtacATTGAGTTGactttcaattaaatgttttttacaaacTACTTCATCTTGTCTTTAATCTTCTCAAAACTACATTTGTACTGAACTTCATTATCCCGATAAAATGTGCACAAGTAAACACAAGTATTCTGGCTGCAGAGCTtccttttattgtgttttctttttttttcctttccgtgtgtgtgtgtgtttcagaagcAGCTGTTTGGTATTGAAGCCCCTGCTTCTACTGAACTGACTGGTTTAAGGAAATACTTTAATAGCTACACGCTGCAGGGTCGCAGAAATGTACGTAATACACATAAAATACACTGCACAGACTGCATTTAACctgaactttaaaaaagtttttgCATATCAAGTCCCTCACTCACAAGTGTgtccttctcttctctcttgcAGTATGTCTTGGCTACTTACGGGGTCTTTGCTCTAACAGCAGTGGCCTACTGGATGCACCgacaacacaaaaaagaaaaccatgCTTCCAGCTCCACGGCCTGAAACATCAAACATTATATTCACTAATGATTAATTATAATATGTTAAAAACTTTTAAGCTTTGTTAATAAAAAGCTTTGTGAATgctcaaatgttttgtaaaatgaatCCAATGAAAACAATCATACGTCTTGAAGACTAAACAATaccttaaaatacatttgatttatgcAGGTTTTgatagattatttatttttaaagtgggGGCTTAGGGGCCTCAGCAAATATGAGGGAGAATGCAAGATAACTTGTCTCCATCTTGCTTTTTGATAACCAAAATAActaaatcatataaaaaaacattattaccGTTAATTAGATGCATACaaatcctttatttatattcaatacATGTACTAATTTAAACCGATTGTTTAGAtggataaatacatttcttataaGCTGCATGTCaactttttgtggttttttaGGGTGGGGCTCAACTGTCACTGAGCTTACATTTTTACCTTTTGCGTTAAGCGGATTGTAATAGGAGTAATAATATGCTAAAGGTGTTCCCATCATTTAATCTTTCACATTCACTTTGAGTGTTCTGCTTGTAAATTCCGTCAatttgttgttcatttaattataattatttgtgAATATATCAGCAATAATAGAGGCTGAGAATACATATGTTATATGCTAttgttacacaaacacacacaaatacacaaaaaggcgcacacacacaattctaGCAATCAcgtgatttaaaataaatccaaaagcGAAAGCAGCTGCGCGTGTGCCCGTGCGTGTGCGTATTCATTTTGTGCGCATGTGTGTTAATGACTATCTCATTGTGGAGCAGAAAACTAAAGTAGTAAGGTGCTTATAGTCTAATGTATGCTCGTCCTGCGGTTTTCGAGAGCGGCCACGCCCTCCAGCAGAGCACTAAGCGAAAGTAAAAATGTTAGAATTATTCAACCAGCTGCGTCCTCTGGTGAAGAGGGCACGAATGAATCTCAGTGCTGCCCGGACTCCACACGGCTGTGATCTTCAGTCACTGCAAGAAGGTAAGCTTGGTGCTCCTTTTACGCGTATTTACTCAAGTTTTGTTGTTAGCCAATAATGCCAAATTATACTCATTCATTCATCTAAACTGAACAACACAAGTATcccgaaacacacacattactcaAAATTGGAAGCTCTTTCTGTACTGTGTACATCTGTAAGTGAGATGTTAGTGGTTGTTATAAAGAGGCAAATTAACCAGTTTACATTTCCGTTATTTATGAAAGCTATGAcattctctccctgtgtcagtAACATCTCATGTCACCTCACTAAAATGTCACAAAGTGGAGTAACAACATTcgtttttagtttattttttgaaGCTTTTGCATCAGAATTTATTTTGGACACACTATTACACACAGCATTTTGTTCAGCACACTGGATCACAAGGGAAACAATGACTTTGAAGCTGAAGTGCTGAATATCAGCTTCATTTTCAGGGAGTTTGCATAAGCTTTGTATCAACAGTGCTTGAGTCATTGCGGTATCGAACGCCCTGCTGCCCTCCTTTAAAAACTAAGGCTATACACTATTCATCCAATAAGTGGTTAAAGATAAAACTAAAATTAAGATCTtgcagttattgttttatttccaatgTAGTGAAATGGAGTATGGAACTATAACAATAGGTTACTGAAAGACtatactgtgttttattgtgagtGTGGGGGAGAAGATCTCGGAGTTACATATCTGACTGTAAACTGAACAGTATGACagcctttctcttcctctcttttgaATTGAGTTTATAAGATTTGAGCTTTGAAGAAATGTTTTGGGGAAACAGCAAGTGTAATATTTACAAACCTCTTTTCTATTTGAGCAAAGAATTAAAAAGACTATCAAAAAAAGAGGGACAAGAATGAGTGaaacaataaagataaaagtgggtttgtttatttatttattttaaagccttATAATCTAAGAAATTTAGGAatattaaattgtgtttatacaCAGTTTCTctaaataaaagttaaatgtCAAATCTAAAAGCAAAATATTACAAGAGAATTTTAACAGAGAAACtggaaaagagaaaacacttatatttcttttaatttaaacctatttgtttacacatttgtattttgtttttagcttCTAATTATAAGCCACATTGAATTTAAAGAGAAGTCACTTTATATAAGTAGCATTATAGATAAACTTAACATAACTTGTTCATAAAAAGTACAGCAGGGGCATACAACatggtaaaacatttttctattCATATTAACTTGTTTAGCGATATGGAGAAATCCACTTAAGAACTACATGTTCTCCATCTTGCTtgaaagagaaagtgaaagcaTTTTTGCAGCCATTAACTGTCACAGCCTTTTCCAGGGATTGATGATAATCAAGTGGTTTGTGGTCTGTCACATGACCTGATTCTGAACACAGACAGAGTGGATTGCAAGTTTTGCAACAGTTTGCAGTTATTGGTAATTGTATAGTAAGACTGTATCTAACGTTAAATAAGTTACTCAGCACTGATCCTCGAGAACATTTTAACCTGAATCTGAAGCCACCCTGCAGCTTTACACAACTTTGTAGTGAGTTTCAGCTCAGGACCACAACTTCATGCTGGGCTTACTCTCATTACTTTTGTAGTATCATTTCCTATGCAGAAGTATCCGCAGAACAGATTTTATGACTCATATTATTCAGGTAGTAACAAGCAAATAAATGTTAGTTTGTCTCTGTTACTGCTGGACGTGTAAATATGTAGCTGTTTCTTGATAAGTTTATCGTAtctttttaaagctattttttaaaggagcaaagtgaaggagcagcagctATCTGGAGTAGATGCATAGAAAAAAGCAATCCGACAAGGATTTAAGTTTTTAGAAAGTTGCATTGGAAGATTTGAAATGGGCACTCCTCTGGAGAGGCAGCACGTTAAACTGCAAAGATATTATACAATAATCAACATTGTGTGAACTTATCTAGCAAGGGCTTGCGTGTAACAGCCATTCATTTATATGTAAAAGTTCCACACTCCAACTCTAAAATGCCATGATATGTCAATGCTGTGTTCACAACTGGTTACGGCCATCCCTAAGAAGCCAAGAAAAACGTTTAATTTCAGGATTAAGAGGATCTgaaagtgcagtaaaatgaaacAGTTTGACTGTGATTGTTCACCTTTTTGTGTTTCAGCTCATCAAGTTATTCAATGAAAGATGGCTGTGCCTCGACTCCCCTAtaattctttgtgttttttatctggATTAAATCAACATGGAGTCTGAGAGAAGACTGAGAAGCAGGTGACTGACCAGAAAGGAGTCAGTGATGGAGAATCTGCCagtgacaaaaagagaaactcaTGCAACAGCTGGTCAAAAGGAGGATTCTCCTTTGTAGGATGGTCAGAGACAATCTTCATGGGAATGTAGTACATAGAAAACAGAACTACACAGCAGACACGCAGAACCAAAGCCAACCCCCTGAGGAACATGCAGCACTAGAACGAGCCCGGAGCCCAGAGATAGTTCAACCTGAGAGCCAAGAGCCGACGGAGAGGCAGCTCGATTTACTGCTCTGGCAAAAATTCAACTTAAATGGAGAACCGGGAAGCTCCTGCCAGGTTAGAACTCAACATTTGCTCACAATGGTTTTACCACTCTGGGATAATGATTTTTAAACAGTGCACAGATGGCTGGAGAGAGATAACACCAGGTTTTCATTATTAAAGGTTACATCCAAGAGGGGAAAGTATACCtatttttatgtattaataAAAGAACTAAAGCACGAGCCTCATAAATAAGTACAATTACTCTTTTTGCAAAATGACCTATTTCAGAatgatacagtatatattataattttgTATTATAAGTGTGACTATGTAATACATTCATCACTATATCTTTTCAGCTGGTAAAGGAGAAGTGGGTTTTAACTCACTGGCTAAATGTTATCTTACTTTATAATAATATGACAATCTcgtttgttatttatatatactatTTATCATCTGAATCCGAAAGTAACGACAGCTGATATTATGGCTGTATGCATGCTAAAATTAGTTCCAGCGAAAGAATATGTAACAATGATGAAAAACATAAACTGGAAAATCAAAGCGTGATGATTTTACTTTGTTTCACACGAATGGAGCTGTTGCATAGAATTGACATTTGATACTCAGGGGTTAAAAGACACAGACATAATCTCTGATGTTTTGGTTACGTCACCGTCTAGGGTTTTATTCAGCTTGAGCTTATTTTTGGACTTTGAATGTTGACATGGAAACTTTTCAGCCTCTTTTTCTGACAAATCCTGTCTGAACACAGGACCTCTAACCTACACCTTTTCAGTAACAAGGATCTAAACCACTGCACAGtactttattgttgtttgtattcatattaatattattgattgattattcttaaaatatagcatctttcaaaaataattatgaaacaACTTTGATAGGATGGCAGAAAACTGATAGGTAAACCTGTCACTGTTTATACTGTTAATACACAAAATACTTCAAATCCAAATTAGTTTCTGATACTTTCTGAAACAccacaaaaaatgttttgtttttactttcttttgtCTGCACCTTTAAACAATGTTggcatttactttatttattctattaacTTCAAACATGTTCATTTCTGTAGCCATTCACTGGAGCCAATGCTGAGAGCTTGCCTACACACCTCCGTCCATTCAGCAGCGCGGAAGAGTACAGAttagtcaaacacacacaccatcagctCCAACACAGCGGCTTCTACTGGGGATCAATGACCATGGAGCAGGCACATGAAATACTCACAAGGGCCCCACTTGGTACCTTCCTCATTAGGTAACCCACCTCTTACATTTGACAGTTTTAGTGTTGTTTCATCTGTTCAGTGGATGTAGTTTTTTCTGTAACTTATTATGTCGTTGTCTTGCTCAAGTGTTTAACAAGTGGATTTACATCTAAATGGGATTTAGGTAGTTCAAATAaggattcatttaaaacaaataacaacagtCAAATTTAGCCTGTATattatgttaaatgtatatatcttttatatttttattgcagcTGCTTTCATCATAGCTTTTAATGAATCCAATTCagtcttattttaacattaacaaTTGTGTCCACTTGACAGATCTCTGTTTCGATATATAGAAGTTCAAAATTCTTAGAAGAACAGAATGAGTGATTTCCTGTACTACATGTCACATAACTATTACACAGTAAGAGTAAACAGCATTAAGTGCCCACAAAGTGACTGTATGCATGTTGCTGTGTTGCAGAGACAGCGGCCGGTCTGATGTTTTCTTTACCCTCAGCTACCAAAGTGACGACGGCCCGACTAGTGTGCGTGTCCTGCTGAACAACCTGCTGTTCAGTCTGTACGGCAGCAGCAGGACTTTTGATTCACTCTTTGCTCTGCTCACGTTTTACACTGGCTCCTCCTGTAAACTGACCTCTCCTTATCGCAGGCAGCGTCCTGAGCACCTGAAGCAGATGTGCAGGAGGGCTGTGATAGGCTTATATGGAGCAGAACATTTAAGCACCTTACCTGGACTTTGCCCGCAACTTAAAAACTATGTTCAGTCGTACAGCTGTTGTATATAGACGTTGTTTATGTTGTAAGGTAAACAAACATtctatatttgtgttgttttccattTGATAAACAAGACAAATACAGCCTATGTATTTCATCTGCAAATTGTTCAAGGGTTATTTGCACACATTGTCATATAGTATGTATTTTACAAGGTACTAGTAGTacatatttaaagttttttcctcttttacatCACACAAATCCTGTGTAAAGGgctgagaaaaatatatattccaatcgctatttatattttgtattaaaaatccAATACCTGGCCGCCATATAGCTCAATTGGTAGAGTTGGCGCTTGGCAGGTTGGACCCAGGTTTGAATGTGGCTTGGGCGCATTTCATCCCCTCTGTTTCCCCCCTTCTAATCTACAATAAAGTTAatggttgcccaaaaaaaatcaaataccaAAAGCAACAGTGGCTAATGTTAACATTGTGACCACTGTCAGAGCAAAATTCATCCAATTTAATGAGGCGAAATGTTCCGTAGGAGAGACTGAAATGTCTGGCTTCCTTATGAAGGAAATCCATTCCTAATCCTATTGTCAATATGCTGCATCTAACAGTGTGCTGGAAAACAATCCAATTTGCTGTGCTGGTAGGCACCAGTGTGAAAACAGTCAAATAGTTTTTGTGGTCAAATACGGCAGATACAACATTATAAAGCACATGTATCTTTTAGttatgttatttgtatttataagtTTATAAATGATCATAAGAAAACTGTTTAAATGTGCATATTTGGAAGatccagtttatttttacagaaaaaggCTACTTCATGTAGAAAGAGCATTTCACATGAACTGTGTGGAATAAGTACCCTAacgtattgttaaaaatatatattattctagATTTAACATAGGCCTGAAGGAGAATCCAGCACTTGATGAATCTGtcatttctgaaaatgaaaatgaaactgaaGACTTCATGATTATTGCCTACTTGTGATTTTTACACAAATAGGTCGCAATGTTCATGAAGGTTATTTGATGTAAATATTGAGGTCTTATATGTGTTATTAAGGTAGTTTTAGGCTTTTTTACCTCAAAGAAGGAGCATGCCACTAGTGTTTGTCGATACTTTTTTGAGAATGTTGATCAGTGTGGATGCTTGCATTGTTGTTTTATAGTCTTATTTGTGGTTAGTGTTGTTGATGGCCTAAACTGCTTCCATGATGCACCAATTGAAACGtcctcaaaaatgtaaaactgctgctgtttaaagctgcattaattGATGTTTGGCCactagggaaaaaaaaaaaaaacatcaattgaAGCTAACATATCACTATTGTAATATGTTATGGCTGAAATATTTGCTAACAGCTTCATGACAACTAATCTGTTAATAAATTATCTTTTTCAAATTGTTCTGAACAGAAACCACGAGTCTCCAcgattgcatttttttttttaatcttgttaTGTCGCAGTTGTGAGTCAATTATCTCGTAATCGCAGgacaaaagtgtatttttcttttcgTAATGGTTTAATTATCTCATTATCTTCAGAAAACAATAAGCATGTTTCCCTGGAAAAATACTTAATTTTCATTAGGAGGCGTTTTTGGGAAGTTATGGATAAAGCATCAAATATTGTATCTTATAATCAACCTATTTTGCAAGTTTAATATAGTATAAAGTAAACAATATTACCTGGTTTACTTTCACCtttgttttctgaaaataattaacatgttattgcATATGCAActttttttggtgtttttttaggTTCTCCTTTAACAATTTTGTTTCCCCCTGCTCTGTAGCACTTTTAGactgctgaaatgaaaagtgcactacaaatcaaatgtattattattattattattattattattattattattattattattattattattattattattatcattattattattaatattgagAGGACCAAAGACTCAATTAGAAAGTAAGtcaaacagaaaaaatgtgctaaaagaggctgacattttaaacatagGTTAATGGTATTGATTAATGCACTTTCAAAGTCTGGACTCTAATCGTCTATTATAACACCCTTGAAATAATTTGACATCTCTTAGTGTTTTCAGTCCTGTCgaacaacaaacattttactAGAGTGTGACGCTTTGCAAAATATTGGTTCctgttcaataaataaaaatccttCAAGCTGTAATGCAACCCTGAGGCTAAATTACTGAATGGGCAAAGTGGGAAACTGCCTGGGGTCCCCTTTGATCCCCTTATTGTGTagtacatattttttatttttagccatGCATGTGGAAtggctgtctgtctgctggtttattttgttcgatacttttgttttaattacattctCATCAGACTGAACTGTAAACTCTGTTTAGTGCTATTTAGTATGATAACATGCTAAAATGTGAAACCACAATGGTCCTTATGGTAAATATTATTCCTGATAAACATCAACCCAGTAACATTATCATTGTGTTAGCAAGTTTAAGTGAGCATTTACTAAAAGGCTGACTACATGCTAATACAATATATGTGTTTTGTAGTTTGTGCACAAGGAATCAACATACTGTTTTAAATtaacaggaaactacacagaGGGCCAATTTAAGTCAATAAAGGACTCGCGTTTGCAGTCAGCCTCTAGTGGTCATTCAAAGAACTGCACCTTTTGGCACCATGGCTTCACTGCTCAGCCAAGCAGGTTGTCACTTGATTGTAGCACACTtaaaattaaaagcattttcTTACTTTGTCATTTATTCAGTGTAAACACAAATTATAATCAGCTCATTTGAATGCTGGGTCGCCACATAGTGGATTTATCCTGCCATGTAAGAAAATGCCTCtaaactgaaaaactgaaatctgTCTAGCAATCAGATACACTTTCTGTCAATAGTATCCACaacatgcacatacatacaGTTTTGATTGAATACCAGTCTTCTGTCATGTGTTCCACATCCTGTCCTAAATCTGACTGGCAGTGGCCCCTTTAGTCGAAATTAGCCCTGCACCAGGGACATGcgcatacactcacacacactcacacacttttccTGTCCTCAAATTATCTCTGCCTCATTAACCCTAAACAATGTAGACGTGAAACCATGACCACTGTGACACATATAGGGACCAAGCTTATTTGTTTAGCATCTTTAAACAACAAAGCAATTAAAAATGCTTTACATAAGACCTTTCAAGAataattatttgaatgtgttaaaGTAGccataaatatgaaatgtaaatgtaagacatcatttaaattataaaaattatctgaataaaacaaaaagaaataaaaatctgaatcaggattgagtttattgccaggtatgTTTACACAAAAAAGGAATTTGCTTGGGTGTATGGTTGTGCAAACACAAACGACATAAACAATAAGTTGTAAGAGAAAATCAAAAATGAAAcgattattaaaaaaaaaagataatacacgttttgttttttgttttttacataaattaagaataaatacgagtatttacacaaaatataaatttaGAAAGAGAACGTAGTGCAATGAATATAGGCCAATATACAGTGTGACAAACTGCAGCATATTATATTTTgaagtggagggctgtgcagatTTTTAGAGAGGTAAGGATAGACATGTTCACAATATATTCAGAGAGAACATAAGGCAATAGTGCAATACATGAATGAAAGACAGTGTTTGTAAGATTTATCCAtctttctcttctctgtgtGACAGTGCTGAACCTCTCATGGGTCCGCGCGATCCCGGACTCTGCCTCCCACTGTTCCGCGCTCTCTCTGCACGCGACAGAGAACACATTCATTACGATGTCAAACGACCTCTCCTGACTTGTCCGCTCGCACGCGTGCAGACACGCGGATTGGGATTACAACAACTGGAGTGGCGCGCACACAAGTCGCTCGTATTTATGTAATGCCATATGtgactgtgaatgtgtgtgcgtaTGCACGCTGGAGCTGGCGCGAGCTGGTCACCGCGGCGGGGACAGCGGTCACACGTTTAAACATCAGCGACCCGTGCGTGTTTCTGCGGTCTGAGGGCTCGTGAGAATTCAGGGGTGCGGATTTGACCCTGCATATAGGAGGGCGCTCGAGCTCCACCGTTTTCACGCACGGCACGCACGTAGACCCGGTGAAATCGTCACGCGGATTGAATCAGTGGAATCAGTCGCGAGCGTGTTCCTGCGTGGCATCCCAGCGGAGAGCGAGGTCCGGTGGGTCAGTCGGTGGTTGTTGTGAGTCTGTAGCACCGCGCAGAGAGGGGAGGCATAGCGAGGTGTGCGGTGGACTCCTGGCTGAATCGGAGCATCCCACTACCGGCAGCATACATCCCAACGCGCCTCAGCTCCAGCGGGAGGCCCGGAGCAGCGTCAGGATGTAGCAGCGGATTAACGGAGGAGAGAGGGCGCTCAGAGGAAGAGAGCGGGACCGGTAGGACCGAGGCGGCGGGACGGAGGGGACATGGGGAAGGACCAGGAG harbors:
- the LOC134864759 gene encoding suppressor of cytokine signaling 1-like, which codes for MQQLVKRRILLCRMVRDNLHGNVVHRKQNYTADTQNQSQPPEEHAALERARSPEIVQPESQEPTERQLDLLLWQKFNLNGEPGSSCQPFTGANAESLPTHLRPFSSAEEYRLVKHTHHQLQHSGFYWGSMTMEQAHEILTRAPLGTFLIRDSGRSDVFFTLSYQSDDGPTSVRVLLNNLLFSLYGSSRTFDSLFALLTFYTGSSCKLTSPYRRQRPEHLKQMCRRAVIGLYGAEHLSTLPGLCPQLKNYVQSYSCCI